One part of the Nostoc sp. PCC 7120 = FACHB-418 genome encodes these proteins:
- the rpmC gene encoding 50S ribosomal protein L29, translated as MPLPKISEARELSDERLVEEITAVKKQLFQLRLQKATRQLDKPHQFRHARHRLAQLLTVEGERKRAAATQSPQE; from the coding sequence ATGCCACTTCCCAAAATTTCAGAAGCTAGAGAACTAAGTGACGAGAGATTGGTTGAGGAAATCACTGCTGTCAAAAAACAACTGTTTCAGTTGCGCTTACAAAAAGCTACCAGACAACTAGATAAACCTCACCAATTCCGCCATGCCCGCCACCGTCTAGCCCAATTGTTAACGGTAGAAGGAGAGCGGAAACGGGCAGCCGCAACTCAATCGCCTCAAGAATAA
- the rpsS gene encoding 30S ribosomal protein S19, with product MGRSLKKGPFIADHLLSKIEKLNDRNEKQVIKTWSRASTILPLMVGHTIAVHNGRQHVPVFISEQMVGHKLGEFAPTRTYRGHGKSDKKAGR from the coding sequence ATGGGTCGTTCTCTTAAAAAAGGTCCTTTCATCGCCGATCATTTACTCAGCAAAATTGAAAAGCTCAACGACAGAAATGAAAAACAAGTAATTAAAACTTGGTCAAGAGCTTCCACAATTTTGCCCTTGATGGTAGGTCATACTATAGCCGTTCACAACGGTCGTCAACACGTTCCAGTTTTTATCAGCGAGCAGATGGTGGGACATAAGTTGGGAGAATTCGCTCCTACTCGTACCTACAGAGGCCATGGTAAATCTGACAAAAAAGCAGGTAGGTAA
- the rpsH gene encoding 30S ribosomal protein S8 gives MAANDTIADMLTRIRNANMARHQTTLVPATKMTRSIAKVLQEEGFIAEISEEGDEVKRNLVIALKYKGKNRQPLITALKRVSKPGLRVYSNRKELPRVLGGIGIAIISTSSGIMTDREARRQNVGGEVLCYVW, from the coding sequence ATGGCGGCTAACGACACAATTGCAGATATGCTGACGCGCATCCGCAATGCTAACATGGCAAGGCATCAAACTACACTAGTGCCAGCTACAAAAATGACTCGTAGCATTGCTAAAGTGCTACAGGAAGAAGGCTTTATTGCTGAAATTTCTGAAGAAGGAGACGAAGTAAAACGTAATCTGGTGATTGCCCTGAAATATAAGGGTAAAAATCGTCAGCCTCTAATTACCGCCCTGAAGCGTGTAAGTAAGCCTGGGTTACGTGTTTACTCCAACCGAAAAGAATTACCAAGAGTATTAGGTGGCATTGGTATTGCCATTATTTCTACATCCAGTGGTATCATGACCGACCGCGAAGCGCGACGGCAGAACGTGGGTGGTGAAGTACTCTGCTACGTCTGGTAG
- the rpsC gene encoding 30S ribosomal protein S3 → MGQKIHPVGFRLGITQEHQSRWFAEPSRYPELLQEDHKLRQYIEQKLGRLAQNNAGISEVRIERKADQIDLEVRTARPGVVVGRGGQGIEALRTGLQTLLGGNRQIRINVVEVQRVDADAYLIAEFIAQQLERRVSFRRVVRQAIQRAQKAGIQGIKVQVSGRLNGAEIARTEWTREGRVPLHTLRADIDYSYCTAKTVYGILGIKVWVFKGEIIPGQEVATPPPSPRDRDRDRGDRDREPRRRQQQRRRQQFEDRSNEG, encoded by the coding sequence GTGGGACAAAAAATTCATCCAGTTGGCTTTCGCCTGGGAATTACCCAAGAACACCAATCGCGTTGGTTTGCCGAACCTAGCCGCTATCCAGAACTTCTACAAGAAGACCACAAACTACGTCAATATATAGAACAAAAACTGGGTAGACTCGCACAAAATAACGCAGGTATTTCCGAAGTGCGGATTGAGCGGAAAGCCGATCAAATCGATCTAGAAGTGCGTACAGCTCGCCCAGGTGTAGTTGTAGGTCGTGGTGGGCAAGGTATTGAAGCATTGCGTACCGGACTACAAACCTTATTGGGTGGCAATCGTCAAATTCGCATCAACGTAGTAGAAGTACAACGAGTTGATGCTGATGCTTACCTGATTGCCGAATTTATTGCTCAACAGTTGGAACGTCGTGTTTCCTTCCGTCGGGTAGTGCGTCAAGCAATTCAACGCGCTCAAAAAGCTGGCATTCAAGGCATCAAAGTTCAAGTTAGCGGTCGCCTCAACGGTGCAGAAATTGCCCGGACAGAGTGGACACGGGAAGGTAGAGTACCTCTACATACATTAAGAGCTGATATTGACTACTCTTACTGCACAGCCAAAACCGTTTACGGTATTCTTGGCATCAAAGTTTGGGTATTCAAAGGCGAAATCATCCCTGGACAAGAAGTAGCGACACCACCACCTTCACCCCGCGACCGCGACCGCGACCGTGGCGATCGCGATCGCGAACCTCGCCGTCGTCAACAACAACGCCGCCGCCAGCAGTTTGAAGACCGATCCAACGAAGGATAG
- the rplO gene encoding 50S ribosomal protein L15: MRLNDVKPQKGSKKRRRRVGRGISAGQGASAGLGMRGQKSRSGSGTRPGFEGGQQPLYRRIPKLKGFPVVNRKIYTTINVEKLADLPANTEVTLESLRAAGILTAAKGPLKILGNGDLGVALNVKAAAFTGQARSKIEAAGGSCEVLG, from the coding sequence ATGAGACTCAACGATGTTAAGCCCCAAAAAGGCTCAAAAAAACGCCGTCGCCGTGTAGGTAGAGGTATTTCTGCTGGTCAGGGTGCTAGTGCAGGTCTAGGTATGAGAGGTCAAAAATCCCGTTCTGGTAGTGGTACCAGACCTGGGTTTGAAGGTGGTCAACAGCCATTGTACCGTCGGATACCCAAGCTGAAAGGCTTTCCTGTAGTTAATCGGAAAATTTACACTACGATTAATGTAGAGAAGCTAGCTGATCTTCCTGCAAATACAGAAGTAACTTTGGAATCTTTGAGAGCAGCAGGTATTTTGACTGCTGCCAAAGGCCCACTGAAAATTTTGGGTAATGGAGATTTAGGCGTAGCCCTCAACGTTAAGGCAGCAGCTTTCACAGGTCAAGCTCGTAGCAAAATTGAGGCTGCTGGAGGGAGTTGTGAAGTTTTAGGGTGA
- the rplX gene encoding 50S ribosomal protein L24 yields MPSKKDTTPKFHKLHVKTGDTVQIIAGKDKGKVGEVIKALPQLSKVVVKGVNIKTKHVKPQQEGESGRIVTQEAPIHSSNVMLYSTKQNVASRVCYTFTAEGKKVRKLKKTGEILDN; encoded by the coding sequence ATGCCAAGTAAAAAGGACACAACACCCAAATTTCATAAACTCCACGTCAAGACTGGCGACACCGTGCAAATCATTGCTGGTAAAGACAAAGGCAAAGTCGGTGAAGTGATTAAAGCACTGCCCCAACTGAGCAAAGTTGTCGTTAAAGGTGTCAATATCAAAACTAAGCACGTCAAGCCCCAACAAGAAGGTGAATCGGGACGGATTGTCACTCAAGAAGCACCGATTCACAGTTCTAACGTCATGCTTTACTCCACCAAGCAAAACGTCGCTAGTCGTGTTTGTTACACTTTCACCGCAGAAGGTAAGAAAGTAAGGAAACTCAAGAAAACTGGCGAAATTCTCGATAATTAG
- the rplE gene encoding 50S ribosomal protein L5 — translation MATTRLKTLYQETIVPKLTQQFQYTNVHQVPKLVKITVNRGLGEAAQNAKSLEASLTEIATITGQKPVVTRAKKAIAGFKIRQGMPVGIMVTLRGERMYAFFDRLISLSLPRIRDFRGISPKSFDGRGNYTLGVREQLIFPEIEYDSIDQIRGLDISIITTAKNDEEGRALLKEFGMPFRDQ, via the coding sequence ATGGCGACCACAAGACTCAAAACCTTATATCAAGAGACAATCGTCCCTAAATTAACCCAACAGTTCCAATATACTAACGTTCATCAAGTACCAAAATTGGTGAAAATTACTGTGAACCGGGGTTTGGGGGAAGCAGCTCAAAATGCTAAGTCCCTAGAAGCATCATTAACCGAAATTGCCACTATTACTGGTCAAAAGCCAGTAGTCACACGGGCGAAAAAGGCGATCGCTGGCTTTAAAATTCGTCAGGGTATGCCTGTTGGTATCATGGTGACATTAAGAGGCGAACGGATGTATGCTTTCTTCGACCGCCTGATTAGCCTGTCACTGCCAAGAATTAGAGACTTCCGTGGTATCAGCCCCAAAAGCTTTGATGGTCGCGGTAACTATACTCTAGGCGTAAGAGAACAGTTAATCTTTCCAGAAATCGAGTACGACAGCATCGATCAAATCCGTGGTCTAGATATTTCTATCATCACCACAGCGAAAAACGACGAAGAGGGCCGCGCCTTACTTAAAGAATTTGGAATGCCCTTTCGCGATCAATAA
- the rplC gene encoding 50S ribosomal protein L3, which produces MSVGILGTKLGMTQIFDEAGVAIPVTVVQVGPCVVTQVKSKQTDGYAAIQVGYGEVKPKALNRPLLGHLAKSSAPALRHLKEYHTDGSSDYALGQEIKADIFSVGELVDVIGTSIGRGFAGNQKRNNFGRGPMSHGSKNHRAPGSIGAGTTPGRVYPGKRMAGRLGGTRVTIRKLTVIRVDAERNLLLIKGAVPGKPGALLSIVPAKKVGK; this is translated from the coding sequence GTGTCAGTAGGGATTCTCGGCACCAAGCTGGGCATGACCCAAATATTTGACGAAGCAGGAGTCGCAATTCCTGTGACTGTCGTACAAGTGGGGCCATGCGTTGTTACCCAAGTTAAAAGTAAACAAACCGACGGTTACGCTGCCATCCAAGTTGGTTATGGCGAAGTCAAACCCAAGGCGTTGAATAGACCTTTACTCGGCCATTTAGCCAAATCATCTGCCCCAGCATTAAGGCATTTGAAAGAGTATCACACAGATGGCTCTAGCGATTATGCTTTAGGTCAAGAAATTAAAGCAGATATTTTTAGTGTAGGTGAGCTTGTAGACGTAATCGGTACAAGTATCGGTCGCGGCTTTGCAGGCAACCAAAAACGGAATAACTTTGGACGCGGGCCAATGTCTCACGGTTCCAAAAACCACAGAGCGCCTGGTTCTATCGGTGCAGGTACAACCCCAGGCCGCGTGTATCCAGGTAAGCGGATGGCTGGTCGTTTAGGTGGTACTCGTGTCACCATTCGCAAACTGACCGTAATCCGCGTTGATGCAGAACGTAATTTACTGCTAATTAAAGGAGCTGTTCCTGGTAAACCAGGCGCTTTACTAAGTATTGTACCTGCTAAAAAAGTTGGGAAGTAG
- the rplP gene encoding 50S ribosomal protein L16, whose protein sequence is MLSPRRTKFRKQQRGRMGGLAHRGSTLNFGDFALQAQEPAWITSRQIEASRRAMTRYIRRGGKIWIRIFPDKPVTMRPAETRMGSGKGNPEFWVAVVKPGRILFEIAGVTEEIAREAMRLAAYKLPIKTKFIVRSQVVEEQE, encoded by the coding sequence ATGTTAAGTCCAAGAAGAACTAAATTCCGCAAACAACAACGCGGGCGGATGGGAGGGTTAGCCCACCGGGGTAGCACCCTCAACTTTGGAGATTTCGCACTCCAAGCCCAAGAACCAGCTTGGATCACCTCTCGGCAAATCGAGGCTTCCCGTCGGGCAATGACTCGTTACATCCGCCGGGGTGGCAAAATTTGGATTCGCATCTTCCCAGATAAGCCAGTAACCATGCGTCCGGCAGAAACCCGGATGGGTTCCGGTAAAGGTAATCCAGAGTTTTGGGTAGCTGTAGTTAAACCAGGCCGGATTTTATTTGAAATCGCTGGTGTTACAGAAGAGATTGCTCGTGAAGCAATGCGTTTAGCAGCTTATAAGCTACCAATTAAAACTAAGTTTATTGTGCGTTCTCAAGTTGTAGAGGAACAGGAGTAG
- the rplN gene encoding 50S ribosomal protein L14: MIQPQTYLNVADNSGARKLMCIRVLGAGNSRYGFIGDKIIAVVKDATPNMAVKKSDVVEAVIVRTRHHIRRDSGMTIRFDDNAAVIINKDGNPRGTRVFGPVARELRDKNFTKIVSLAPEVL; the protein is encoded by the coding sequence GTGATTCAACCCCAAACCTATCTTAATGTCGCAGACAATAGCGGCGCTCGTAAATTGATGTGTATCCGTGTCTTAGGTGCGGGTAACAGTCGTTACGGCTTCATTGGCGATAAGATTATTGCTGTGGTCAAAGATGCCACACCCAACATGGCTGTAAAAAAATCTGATGTTGTGGAAGCAGTAATTGTCCGTACTCGCCATCATATCCGTCGTGATAGCGGTATGACTATTCGCTTCGACGATAACGCCGCCGTCATCATCAACAAAGATGGTAATCCTAGAGGCACACGGGTATTTGGCCCTGTAGCACGGGAATTGCGCGACAAAAACTTCACCAAAATAGTTTCTCTGGCTCCGGAGGTGCTGTAA
- the rpsQ gene encoding 30S ribosomal protein S17, protein MAIKERVGLVVSDKMQKTVVVAIENRAPHPKYGKIVVKTRRYKAHDEDNKCKVGDRVRIQETRPLSKTKRWQVAEILNTKA, encoded by the coding sequence ATGGCAATCAAAGAACGCGTTGGCTTAGTAGTAAGCGACAAAATGCAGAAAACTGTAGTAGTCGCCATCGAAAACCGCGCTCCCCACCCCAAGTACGGCAAAATTGTAGTTAAAACCCGCCGTTACAAAGCTCACGACGAAGACAATAAATGCAAAGTGGGCGATCGCGTGCGGATTCAGGAAACCAGACCCTTGAGTAAAACCAAGCGCTGGCAGGTTGCAGAAATCCTCAACACCAAAGCTTAG
- the rplD gene encoding 50S ribosomal protein L4, whose product MVESVVKNWQGEQIGQKTFELRVAKETTAAHIVHRALVRQQTNARQGTASTKTRAEVRGGGRKPWRQKGTGRARAGSIRSPLWRGGGVIFGPKPRDFDLKMNRKERRLALRTAFVSRIDDLILVEEFSNELSRPKTKDLVAAFTRWGAEPESKILLILSEFPENVYLSARNIENLKLIAADQLNVYDLLHADKIVVTTSALEKIQEVYNG is encoded by the coding sequence ATGGTAGAGAGTGTAGTAAAAAATTGGCAAGGGGAGCAAATCGGACAAAAAACGTTCGAGTTGCGGGTTGCCAAAGAAACAACGGCGGCGCACATTGTACACCGCGCCCTAGTTAGACAGCAAACCAACGCTCGTCAAGGAACAGCCAGCACCAAAACCCGTGCTGAAGTCCGAGGCGGCGGTCGTAAACCCTGGCGACAAAAAGGAACTGGTCGCGCTCGTGCAGGTTCCATCCGTTCACCGTTATGGCGTGGTGGTGGTGTCATCTTTGGACCCAAACCCAGAGATTTCGATTTAAAAATGAACCGCAAAGAGCGGCGTTTAGCACTGCGGACAGCATTTGTCAGCCGTATAGACGATTTGATTTTAGTAGAAGAATTTAGCAACGAGTTATCCCGCCCCAAAACTAAAGATTTGGTGGCAGCATTCACTCGTTGGGGTGCAGAACCGGAAAGCAAAATATTGTTAATTTTGTCGGAATTTCCTGAAAACGTGTATTTGTCTGCCCGTAACATTGAGAACCTAAAACTCATTGCGGCTGACCAACTCAACGTTTATGATTTGCTGCACGCTGACAAAATTGTTGTCACCACATCAGCATTAGAAAAAATTCAGGAGGTCTACAATGGCTAA
- the rplF gene encoding 50S ribosomal protein L6: MSRIGKRPITVPAKVQVTIDGTKVVVKGPKGELSRELPANVSVSQEGETLQVTRRDETRTSRQLHGLSRTLVANMVEGVSQGFQRRLEIQGVGYRAQVQGRNLVLNMGYSHQVQIEPPDGIQFVVENNTNVIVSGYDKEIVGNTAAKVRAVRPPEPYKGKGIRYAGEVVRRKAGKTGKGGKK, translated from the coding sequence ATGTCTCGTATTGGTAAACGTCCAATTACTGTACCAGCCAAAGTGCAAGTCACCATTGATGGCACAAAGGTTGTGGTTAAAGGCCCTAAAGGCGAACTGTCAAGAGAACTGCCTGCAAACGTTAGTGTTTCTCAAGAAGGAGAAACCTTACAAGTAACCCGTCGGGATGAAACTCGGACTTCTAGACAACTACACGGTTTAAGCCGGACTCTGGTTGCCAACATGGTAGAAGGCGTTTCTCAAGGTTTCCAACGCCGCTTGGAAATTCAAGGCGTGGGTTATCGGGCTCAAGTTCAGGGGCGTAACCTAGTTTTAAACATGGGTTACAGCCATCAAGTCCAAATTGAACCACCGGATGGTATTCAATTTGTTGTAGAAAATAATACCAATGTTATAGTCAGTGGCTATGACAAAGAAATTGTAGGTAACACAGCAGCGAAAGTTCGAGCCGTTCGTCCACCAGAACCTTACAAGGGTAAAGGTATCCGCTACGCCGGTGAAGTGGTTAGACGTAAAGCTGGTAAGACTGGTAAGGGTGGTAAGAAGTAA
- the rplV gene encoding 50S ribosomal protein L22, with amino-acid sequence MATDTTEVKAIARFIRMSPYKVRRVLDQIRGLSYREALIILEFMPYRATEPVLTLLRSAAANAEHNAGLDRAELVITQAYADQGPVLKRFQPRAQGRAYQIRKPTCHITLAVAANAGAK; translated from the coding sequence ATGGCTACTGATACTACTGAAGTAAAAGCGATCGCCCGCTTTATCAGAATGTCTCCCTACAAAGTACGTCGGGTACTTGACCAAATTCGGGGGCTTTCTTACCGGGAAGCGCTAATTATCCTAGAATTTATGCCCTATCGAGCCACTGAGCCAGTGTTAACACTACTGCGTAGTGCTGCTGCTAACGCTGAACATAATGCAGGGTTAGACCGCGCCGAGTTAGTGATTACCCAAGCTTATGCTGACCAAGGCCCAGTCCTGAAACGTTTCCAACCCAGAGCGCAAGGTAGAGCCTACCAAATTCGCAAGCCGACGTGTCATATCACCTTGGCTGTGGCTGCTAACGCCGGTGCTAAATAA
- the secY gene encoding preprotein translocase subunit SecY: MISRDKAPTAQETFMQMAQAAGLRGRLLVTVGILILVRLGIFLPVPGIDRTRFAEAISSNNAIFGLLDIFSGRGLSTLGVFALGILPFINASIIIQLLTAAIPSLENLQKNEGEAGRRKISQITRYVTVGWAIFQSVAFSALFLQQFALQPGPVFVAETAIALTAGSMFVMWASELITERGIGNGASLLIFVNIVASLPKSLGDTIDLVQVGGREIVGRVIVLVLVFLATIVGIVFVQEGIRRIPIISARRQVGRRVLAEQRSYLPLRLISGGVMPIIFAAAILSLPLLIANFTKNPELANIVNTYLSPGGSGSWVYALVYLISIVFFSYFYSSLIVNPVDVAQNLKKMGSSIPGIRPGKATSEYIERVINRLTFLGAIFLGLVAIIPTAVERALGVPTFRGLGATSLLILVGVAIETAKQVQTYVISQRYEGMVKQ; this comes from the coding sequence ATGATCAGTCGAGATAAAGCCCCAACGGCTCAAGAAACTTTTATGCAGATGGCGCAAGCAGCTGGGCTGAGAGGCAGGCTGCTTGTAACTGTCGGTATTTTAATCCTGGTTCGCCTGGGTATCTTTTTACCAGTACCAGGAATTGATAGAACTCGTTTTGCCGAAGCAATTTCGAGCAATAATGCCATATTCGGTTTATTGGATATATTTTCAGGGCGAGGACTTTCAACTTTGGGAGTCTTTGCTTTAGGGATTTTGCCTTTTATTAATGCGTCAATTATCATCCAATTACTGACTGCGGCAATACCATCTTTAGAAAATTTACAGAAAAATGAAGGCGAAGCGGGTCGGCGGAAAATTTCCCAAATTACTCGCTATGTAACTGTAGGGTGGGCAATTTTTCAGAGCGTGGCTTTCTCCGCTTTATTTCTCCAGCAGTTTGCCTTGCAACCAGGCCCAGTATTTGTAGCAGAAACAGCGATCGCACTGACAGCTGGTTCTATGTTCGTTATGTGGGCATCGGAACTGATCACAGAACGCGGTATTGGTAATGGTGCATCCTTGTTAATTTTTGTCAACATTGTCGCATCCTTGCCAAAATCCTTAGGTGACACCATTGACTTAGTGCAAGTTGGTGGTAGAGAAATTGTTGGTCGCGTGATTGTGCTAGTGTTAGTATTCCTAGCAACAATCGTGGGCATCGTATTTGTACAGGAAGGCATCCGGCGCATCCCAATTATCTCGGCTCGTCGTCAAGTTGGTCGTCGGGTACTCGCAGAACAGCGTAGCTATTTACCCTTGCGTCTCATATCTGGTGGTGTCATGCCAATCATCTTTGCAGCAGCCATTTTGAGTTTGCCACTTTTGATTGCTAACTTCACCAAGAATCCCGAATTGGCTAACATTGTCAATACTTATTTGAGTCCAGGTGGTTCTGGATCTTGGGTATACGCTTTGGTGTACTTAATTTCCATTGTTTTCTTTAGCTACTTCTATTCTTCTTTGATTGTTAACCCTGTTGACGTAGCTCAGAACCTCAAGAAAATGGGTTCTAGTATTCCGGGTATTCGTCCTGGAAAGGCAACTAGTGAATACATCGAACGGGTAATTAACAGACTAACTTTTTTGGGTGCAATCTTTTTGGGTTTGGTGGCAATTATCCCCACTGCCGTAGAAAGAGCTTTAGGAGTACCAACCTTTAGGGGATTGGGTGCAACTTCATTGCTAATTCTGGTTGGTGTGGCAATTGAGACAGCTAAACAAGTCCAAACTTACGTTATTTCTCAGCGTTATGAAGGAATGGTGAAACAATAG
- the rplR gene encoding 50S ribosomal protein L18 — protein sequence MKLTRRESKERRHRRVRGKVQGSPERPRLAVFRSNEHIYAQVIDDTQHHTLAAASTVEPELKSSLASGSNCEASAQIGKLIAARSLEKGITKVVFDRGGNLYHGRIKALAEAAREAGLDF from the coding sequence ATGAAACTTACTCGTAGAGAATCAAAAGAGCGTCGCCATAGACGCGTTCGTGGTAAAGTTCAAGGTTCTCCAGAACGTCCACGTCTGGCTGTCTTCCGCTCTAATGAGCATATATATGCTCAAGTAATTGATGATACACAACATCACACACTGGCAGCTGCATCGACTGTAGAGCCAGAATTGAAATCTAGTTTGGCTTCTGGCTCTAACTGTGAAGCATCAGCGCAAATTGGTAAATTGATTGCGGCGCGATCGCTCGAAAAAGGTATCACTAAAGTTGTCTTTGATCGCGGTGGTAACTTATACCACGGACGTATCAAAGCATTAGCCGAAGCAGCACGCGAAGCTGGTTTAGATTTCTAA
- the rplB gene encoding 50S ribosomal protein L2 — protein sequence MGTRSYRPYTPSTRQVTISDFAEITKTEPEKSLTVYKHRAKGRNNQGRITSRRRGGGHKRLYRIIDFKRDKRSIPATVIAIEYDPNRNARIALVSYEDGEKRYILHPNNLKVGTVIIAGPESPIEDGNALPLANIPLGTSVHNVELKAGKGGQIVRSAGATAQVVAKEGNYVTLKLPSGEVRLIRRECYATIGQVGNTDARNLSAGKAGRNRWKGRRPKVRGSVMNPVDHPHGGGEGRAPIGRSGPVTPWGKPTLGAKTRKPKKASSKLIIRRRRKSSKRGRGGRES from the coding sequence ATGGGTACTCGTTCTTACCGCCCTTATACCCCCAGTACTCGCCAGGTTACAATTTCCGACTTCGCGGAAATTACCAAAACCGAACCAGAAAAGTCGCTGACGGTATATAAACACAGGGCAAAAGGCCGCAACAACCAAGGTCGGATTACTAGTCGCCGCCGTGGTGGTGGACACAAAAGACTGTATCGGATCATTGACTTTAAACGGGATAAACGTAGTATTCCTGCCACAGTCATAGCTATTGAATACGATCCTAACCGGAACGCTCGGATTGCTCTGGTTTCCTATGAAGATGGGGAAAAACGGTACATCCTGCATCCAAACAACTTAAAAGTTGGGACAGTAATTATTGCTGGGCCAGAGTCTCCTATTGAAGATGGCAATGCTTTACCCTTGGCGAACATTCCCTTAGGTACAAGCGTTCACAACGTAGAGTTAAAAGCAGGCAAAGGTGGTCAAATTGTCCGCTCTGCTGGTGCAACAGCTCAAGTTGTAGCTAAAGAAGGGAATTACGTGACCCTCAAGCTACCTTCTGGAGAAGTCCGCTTGATTCGTCGGGAGTGCTACGCCACCATCGGCCAAGTAGGTAACACCGACGCGAGAAACTTAAGCGCTGGTAAAGCAGGTAGAAATCGCTGGAAAGGTCGCCGTCCTAAAGTTAGAGGTAGCGTCATGAACCCAGTAGACCACCCACACGGCGGTGGTGAGGGTAGAGCGCCTATCGGTAGATCCGGCCCTGTAACTCCTTGGGGTAAACCCACCTTGGGCGCCAAAACACGCAAACCCAAGAAAGCCAGCAGCAAGTTGATTATACGCCGTCGTCGTAAATCTTCTAAACGCGGTCGTGGTGGTCGTGAGTCTTAA
- a CDS encoding 50S ribosomal protein L23 has translation MAKFDPRNLPDLVRRPILTEKATIMMEQNKYTFEVTPKASKPQIRAAIEDLFQVKVVKVNTALPPRRKKRVGKFIGFKPQYKKAIVTIAPGDVDKIRQVLFPEV, from the coding sequence ATGGCTAAGTTTGACCCCCGCAACCTGCCCGATTTAGTGCGTCGCCCGATCTTGACAGAAAAAGCGACCATCATGATGGAGCAGAATAAATACACCTTTGAAGTGACTCCTAAGGCCAGTAAGCCACAAATCAGAGCAGCAATTGAAGACCTATTTCAGGTCAAGGTTGTCAAAGTCAATACGGCATTGCCACCACGCAGAAAAAAACGTGTGGGTAAATTTATTGGCTTTAAGCCCCAATATAAGAAAGCGATCGTCACTATCGCCCCTGGGGATGTAGATAAAATCAGACAAGTTCTATTCCCAGAGGTATAA
- the rpsE gene encoding 30S ribosomal protein S5, producing the protein MATGRRKANRTKKEETNWQERVIQIRRVSKVVKGGKKLSFRAIVVVGNERGQVGVGVGKASDVIGAVKKGVADGKKHLIDIPITKSNSIPHPIDGVGGGAKVMMRPAAPGTGVIAGGAVRTVLELAGVRNVLAKQLGSNNPLNNARAAVNALSTLRTLAEVAEDRGIAIEKLYI; encoded by the coding sequence ATGGCAACAGGTCGTCGTAAAGCGAACCGCACAAAAAAAGAAGAAACCAACTGGCAAGAACGGGTAATTCAGATCCGGCGGGTGAGCAAGGTTGTTAAAGGTGGTAAAAAACTCAGCTTCCGAGCGATCGTTGTTGTTGGTAACGAACGCGGTCAAGTTGGGGTCGGAGTAGGTAAAGCCTCTGATGTGATTGGTGCTGTGAAAAAAGGTGTGGCCGATGGCAAAAAACACCTGATTGATATCCCCATCACCAAATCTAACTCCATCCCTCATCCTATTGATGGTGTCGGTGGTGGTGCTAAGGTCATGATGCGCCCAGCCGCTCCTGGTACAGGTGTAATTGCCGGTGGCGCTGTCCGGACAGTATTGGAATTGGCAGGGGTTCGTAACGTTTTAGCCAAGCAACTCGGCTCTAACAACCCGCTCAACAACGCCAGAGCAGCCGTAAACGCCTTATCTACACTACGCACCTTAGCTGAAGTTGCTGAAGACCGAGGCATTGCGATCGAAAAACTCTACATCTAA